One segment of Coregonus clupeaformis isolate EN_2021a chromosome 38, ASM2061545v1, whole genome shotgun sequence DNA contains the following:
- the LOC121533140 gene encoding CMRF35-like molecule 5 isoform X1: MRNLMSVNIRLLCAVSCVVSGVITKKGTEGGNAGIQCLYARGFETYQKYLSKGIWAYRVDVIKTQRYQHPTWTHKGRYSLYDDTERRLFTVTITNLTLEDSGTYWCEINTWWWYHKTEVRLTVERAPSPPNPGSVTSRPLLSTTHPSTNITMATDSSNSTAGDVMFSGVGLGVVLLLLGLLLFMFFRQRRDRDRRPTAAKHSARPLVPDSMTDNQDPDIGTITNPIYATATNQNPDTACDITTIYATATNPRPDDIYSNVGP; encoded by the exons CTGTGAGCTGTGTGGTGTCAGGAGTGATCACAAAGAAAGGGACAGAAGGAGGAAATGCTGGCATTCAGTGTCTTTATGCACGAGGGTTTGAGACATACCAGAAGTACCTCTCAAAAGGGATCTGGGCCTACCGGGTTGATGTCATCAAAACCCAAAGGTATCAACACCCAACGTGGACTCATAAAGGGAGATACTCTCTGTATGACGACACAGAGAGAAGACTCTTCACTGTGACCATCACTAACCTGACCCTAGAGGACTCAGGGACCTACTGGTGTGAAATAAACACATGGTGGTGGTATCACAAGACTGAAGTCAGGTTAACTGTGGAGAGAG CTCCTTCTCCTCCCAACCCTGGCTCCGTCACCTCcagacctctcctctccacaacaCACCCATCAACAAACATCACCATGGCAACTGACTCCTCAAACTCCACTGCAG gtgatgtgatgttctctggtgttggtctgggtgtTGTTCTACTACTGCTGGGTCTGCTGCTGTTCATGTTCtttagacagaggagagacagagacaggagaccaACAG CAGCCAAACACTCTGCCAGACCGTTGGTTCCTGACTCAATGACAGACAACCAAGATCCAGACATAGGAACCATCACTAACCCAATCTACGCCACAGCAACCAATCAGAACCCAGATACAGCCTGTGACATCACCACCATCTATGCCACGGCAACCAATCCTCGTCCAGATGACATCTACTCCAACGTTGGTCCGTAA
- the LOC121533140 gene encoding CMRF35-like molecule 5 isoform X2, which yields MRNLMSVNIRLLCAVSCVVSGVITKKGTEGGNAGIQCLYARGFETYQKYLSKGIWAYRVDVIKTQRYQHPTWTHKGRYSLYDDTERRLFTVTITNLTLEDSGTYWCEINTWWWYHKTEVRLTVERAPSPPNPGSVTSRPLLSTTHPSTNITMATDSSNSTAGDVMFSGVGLGVVLLLLGLLLFMFFRQRRDRDRRPTAKHSARPLVPDSMTDNQDPDIGTITNPIYATATNQNPDTACDITTIYATATNPRPDDIYSNVGP from the exons CTGTGAGCTGTGTGGTGTCAGGAGTGATCACAAAGAAAGGGACAGAAGGAGGAAATGCTGGCATTCAGTGTCTTTATGCACGAGGGTTTGAGACATACCAGAAGTACCTCTCAAAAGGGATCTGGGCCTACCGGGTTGATGTCATCAAAACCCAAAGGTATCAACACCCAACGTGGACTCATAAAGGGAGATACTCTCTGTATGACGACACAGAGAGAAGACTCTTCACTGTGACCATCACTAACCTGACCCTAGAGGACTCAGGGACCTACTGGTGTGAAATAAACACATGGTGGTGGTATCACAAGACTGAAGTCAGGTTAACTGTGGAGAGAG CTCCTTCTCCTCCCAACCCTGGCTCCGTCACCTCcagacctctcctctccacaacaCACCCATCAACAAACATCACCATGGCAACTGACTCCTCAAACTCCACTGCAG gtgatgtgatgttctctggtgttggtctgggtgtTGTTCTACTACTGCTGGGTCTGCTGCTGTTCATGTTCtttagacagaggagagacagagacaggagaccaACAG CCAAACACTCTGCCAGACCGTTGGTTCCTGACTCAATGACAGACAACCAAGATCCAGACATAGGAACCATCACTAACCCAATCTACGCCACAGCAACCAATCAGAACCCAGATACAGCCTGTGACATCACCACCATCTATGCCACGGCAACCAATCCTCGTCCAGATGACATCTACTCCAACGTTGGTCCGTAA